The nucleotide sequence CGCCGACCCCGCTTACCGTACCGGGCGCATGCCCCGCGTCGGCGTCGCCGAAGTCGACGCCGTTCGCGCCACTGCGCGCATGTTCGAGGACCTTGACCATCAGTACGGCGGTGGACACGCCCGTACTGCCGCTGTCCAATACCTCCACGCGCACGTCAGCCCACTCCTGCGCGGCACCTACACCGATGCCGTCGGCCGGGACTTGTTCGCCGTGGCAGCCCAGTTCGTCTACAAGACCGGTGCGATGGCCTACGACACCGGCCTGCACGGTCTCGCGCGCCGTTACTTTGTCCAAGGCCTCGGTCTTGCGCACGCGTCCGGCGACCGCGCCCTCGGTGGCAAGGTCTTGGCGCTCATGAGTCACCAGGCGAACTTCCTTGGTGAGTACCGCGACGCTCTGCAGTTCGCCCGCGCCGCCAAACTCGGCGCCAGCGGCCACGCCACACCGCGCGTCCACGCCATGTACTGCGCGATGGAGGCTCGTGCCCTCGCCAGCCTCGGGGACACGCGGGCGTGCCTACGGGCCTTGCGCGAGGCGGAGACGGCCTTCGCCAAGGGCATGGACGGCGACGACCCGTCCTGGATCGGCTATTTCGACGCGGCCGAACTGCACGACGAGGCCGGCCATTGCTTCACCGCGCTCCGGCAACGTGCGGACGTCGAATACCGCGCCCGGCTCGCGCTCGGCGATGTCTCCGACGCCTATCCCCGCAGTCGCACGTTCTGCCGCCTGTCCTTGGCGACCGCCCAACTCCGGGCACGGGACGTCGAGCAAGCCTGCGCCACCGCCACGACAGCCATGTCGGCGATGCGACAGATCAAGTCCGCGCGCGTCCGCGCCTACCTGCGGAGCTTCGCCGCGGAGACCAGGCCTTACGCCGACGTCCCCGCGGTCAAGGACTTCCACCACCAGGCCCGCGAACTGTTCGAAGCCGCCTGACCGCGAACCGTCCGCAGTTACGCACCCGGAGTCCATGTACGCGACAGTTCCGGGTGCCGCAACGAGTCGATCCGCAGACGGGCCTCCTCCAACAACCGCGGTTCCCGAGGAACCCGGGACGCCAGCCACGCCGTCATGCGGAACATCCGGATCGACGCCAGCACCTCAAACCCCGACCACTCGCGGACGTCAAGTCCGTACGTTCCCGTGAACTGCTCGTACTCCGCCGCGCTGTACCAGCCCAGGCGGTGGTACACGGCGGGGACAACCAGATCCCATTCCCGTGGACCCACACTGAAGCGTTCCAGATCCAGCAATACCGCGTGGCCGTCCGCGCCTCGCACCGCGTTCTTGCGGTTGGGATCCCCATGGATGGGGCCCCAGGGAAGCGAGAACTCCACGTCGCTGTACGCCGCCTTTAATGCGTTGTGCAGTGTGTGAAGGAAAGCCATGTCTTCGGAAGGCAGGCCTGCCCGCGCGGCGGCCAGGTGCTCCCGAACGCGTACGAACGGCTCCAGCACCGGTAGCTCCGGAGCCGTGGGCGGAACCAGGCGGTGCAGCGACGCCAGCAAGGCTCCCAACTCACCCGCGGACGCCATGGTCGCCTGTTCGACCTCGTGCCAGAAGCTCACCACCCGGCCCGCCACAACGACCGGCTGCACGACGCCCTCCAGAGCCCGAACAGCCGAAACGCCCTGCCCGGCCAGCCACATCGACACCGCGAGGTCAATCCGCACACGCTCA is from Yinghuangia sp. ASG 101 and encodes:
- a CDS encoding transcriptional regulator, translating into MSEAGGSGAAMGRTPNDQLAALIDEAGCSHGALARDITTLAAERGLDVRCDHIDVGRWRAGMRPRGVKPQLVAEALGRRVNRPLTLGDVGMEGRGGPSLNLALSFAEDRTTVLRTATTLWDEDLKRSDFLRRGAVTAAMLATPMTDWLLASPADPAYRTGRMPRVGVAEVDAVRATARMFEDLDHQYGGGHARTAAVQYLHAHVSPLLRGTYTDAVGRDLFAVAAQFVYKTGAMAYDTGLHGLARRYFVQGLGLAHASGDRALGGKVLALMSHQANFLGEYRDALQFARAAKLGASGHATPRVHAMYCAMEARALASLGDTRACLRALREAETAFAKGMDGDDPSWIGYFDAAELHDEAGHCFTALRQRADVEYRARLALGDVSDAYPRSRTFCRLSLATAQLRARDVEQACATATTAMSAMRQIKSARVRAYLRSFAAETRPYADVPAVKDFHHQARELFEAA
- a CDS encoding aminoglycoside phosphotransferase family protein yields the protein MSSSSSVSAFSEASGRAALVEGARQVGLRPVGVPELLGPVADNAVFRLAPGVVGRVASSDGALERVRIDLAVSMWLAGQGVSAVRALEGVVQPVVVAGRVVSFWHEVEQATMASAGELGALLASLHRLVPPTAPELPVLEPFVRVREHLAAARAGLPSEDMAFLHTLHNALKAAYSDVEFSLPWGPIHGDPNRKNAVRGADGHAVLLDLERFSVGPREWDLVVPAVYHRLGWYSAAEYEQFTGTYGLDVREWSGFEVLASIRMFRMTAWLASRVPREPRLLEEARLRIDSLRHPELSRTWTPGA